A window of Bacteroidota bacterium contains these coding sequences:
- a CDS encoding MFS transporter, with protein sequence MRKNAKHILPLIVLSQFAGTSLWFTGNAVLPELKQSLQLSQYAISLVTSAVMIGFIIGTLVFAFFSLADRFSPVKLFFISSLLGAFSNLLVVWFATDGNSLFFFRFLTGFFIAGIYPVGMKIAADWYEKGLGKAMGFLLGALIFGTAFPHLLKNREFDLPWKTVLYITSLFAVAGGLMMILFVGNGPYRKRSGGFRWDAFGKIFGSKKWRQSAIGYFGHMWELYAFWGFLPLMLELYATKNKQSLDISFICFLVIATGAIGSIVGGYLSVKVGSAKVAFVALLISGICCFLSPFIYSLPLLVFLAFLFIWGFTVVPDSPQLSTLVAQYAPEELRGTALTIYNSIGFAITTISLYVFDRLFHSSGFLSGGNTFAILGLGALVGLPSVLRLLNKSD encoded by the coding sequence TTGAGAAAAAACGCCAAACATATTCTGCCATTAATTGTTCTTTCGCAATTTGCGGGAACATCTCTTTGGTTTACAGGCAATGCAGTTTTACCGGAGTTAAAACAATCATTGCAGTTGAGTCAATATGCAATAAGTTTAGTTACATCAGCTGTTATGATTGGATTTATAATAGGAACATTGGTGTTTGCATTCTTTTCGCTTGCAGATCGTTTCTCTCCTGTAAAATTATTTTTTATCAGTTCGTTACTGGGTGCATTTTCTAATTTACTGGTTGTATGGTTTGCAACAGATGGAAATTCTTTATTCTTTTTTCGATTCCTCACAGGTTTTTTTATTGCGGGTATTTACCCGGTAGGAATGAAAATAGCAGCCGACTGGTATGAAAAAGGTTTAGGTAAAGCGATGGGCTTTTTATTAGGTGCATTGATTTTTGGTACAGCTTTTCCGCATTTGCTAAAAAACCGTGAGTTTGATCTGCCCTGGAAAACGGTTTTATATATCACATCACTCTTTGCTGTTGCAGGTGGATTAATGATGATCCTGTTTGTTGGCAACGGCCCCTATAGAAAAAGATCAGGCGGTTTTAGATGGGATGCATTTGGAAAAATATTTGGTTCAAAAAAATGGAGACAATCTGCTATCGGTTATTTCGGACATATGTGGGAACTCTATGCGTTCTGGGGTTTTTTGCCGCTGATGCTTGAGTTGTATGCAACGAAAAACAAACAGTCACTGGATATTTCGTTTATCTGTTTTTTAGTAATTGCGACCGGTGCAATAGGAAGTATTGTTGGAGGATATTTATCAGTTAAAGTTGGTAGTGCTAAAGTAGCATTCGTTGCATTGCTCATATCTGGTATCTGTTGTTTTTTATCTCCATTCATTTATTCATTACCGCTCCTGGTTTTTCTTGCATTTTTATTTATCTGGGGATTTACAGTTGTACCCGACTCGCCGCAACTTTCAACACTGGTAGCACAATATGCACCGGAAGAATTACGAGGAACTGCACTTACTATTTATAATTCAATAGGGTTTGCTATCACTACTATTAGTCTTTATGTTTTTGATCGGCTCTTTCACTCCAGTGGTTTTTTAAGCGGCGGAAATACTTTTGCAA
- a CDS encoding DMT family transporter — protein MQHEHHHRQQILTGVGLAVLATIIWSGNFIIARGVIKDIPPVTLAFYRWLTATIIIAPFAWKYFFTELKIIKESFWFFFLAAVTGVSMFNTFVYVAGHYSSAINMAILGTCSSPIMSVILARIFLKEKISTLRIVGMTVCVLGVLLLLSKGDIHNLISFRFTKGDWWILAAALSFAIYNTMVKKKPKAMHPANFLFTVFLLGTLILLPFYFSELNNKGGIAVNTSNILTILYLGLGTSVICFYIWNKAIAVLGTGRTALFGNLIPVFSSIEAVIILHEQFSWIHILSMILVFAGIIITNLRSA, from the coding sequence ATGCAACATGAACATCATCATAGGCAACAGATATTAACCGGCGTCGGGCTTGCTGTATTGGCTACTATTATATGGTCAGGCAATTTTATTATAGCAAGAGGTGTAATCAAAGATATTCCCCCCGTTACACTTGCTTTCTATCGCTGGCTTACGGCCACAATTATCATCGCCCCATTTGCATGGAAGTATTTTTTTACAGAACTAAAGATCATCAAAGAAAGTTTCTGGTTCTTTTTTCTTGCTGCTGTTACAGGGGTCAGTATGTTCAATACGTTTGTATATGTAGCAGGACATTATTCAAGTGCTATCAATATGGCTATACTTGGCACTTGCTCCTCTCCCATTATGTCAGTTATTCTTGCAAGAATCTTTCTAAAGGAAAAAATTTCAACATTAAGGATCGTCGGAATGACCGTTTGCGTTCTTGGAGTATTGTTATTGCTAAGTAAAGGAGACATCCATAATCTTATTTCATTCAGATTTACAAAAGGTGATTGGTGGATATTAGCTGCTGCGCTTTCCTTTGCGATCTATAACACGATGGTAAAAAAGAAACCAAAGGCAATGCATCCTGCCAATTTTCTTTTCACCGTTTTTCTTTTGGGTACCCTTATTCTTCTTCCGTTCTATTTTTCTGAATTAAACAATAAAGGCGGCATTGCGGTCAATACTTCAAATATTTTAACGATCCTCTATCTCGGTCTTGGCACATCGGTTATTTGTTTTTATATCTGGAACAAAGCCATTGCAGTATTGGGTACGGGAAGAACTGCTTTATTTGGAAACCTGATCCCCGTATTTAGCAGTATTGAAGCCGTTATCATCTTACATGAGCAGTTTAGCTGGATACATATTCTCAGTATGATACTTGTATTTGCAGGTATTATTATTACAAACCTGCGATCAGCATGA